In Rhodospirillales bacterium, a genomic segment contains:
- the lspA gene encoding signal peptidase II: protein MPSSRRLWAGLAIALTVAVLDQASKWWILERVMQPPRRIEVTPFFNLVMGWNRGISFGLFNTDSPWNAWVLSAVAIVIVAVLLVWLYRGPRLFVAAAIGLIVGGAVGNVIDRLRFQAVADFLQLHLESWGCPLGWSWCYWPAFNIADSAITVGAVIIVADALFTRTQND from the coding sequence ATGCCTTCGTCGCGCCGGTTGTGGGCGGGGCTGGCGATTGCGCTCACCGTGGCGGTGCTGGATCAGGCCAGCAAGTGGTGGATTCTCGAACGGGTCATGCAGCCGCCGCGCCGCATCGAGGTGACGCCGTTCTTCAATCTGGTGATGGGCTGGAACCGGGGCATCAGCTTCGGCCTGTTCAACACCGACTCGCCCTGGAATGCCTGGGTGCTGAGCGCCGTCGCCATCGTCATCGTCGCGGTGCTGCTCGTCTGGCTCTACCGCGGTCCGCGTCTGTTCGTCGCCGCGGCCATCGGATTGATCGTCGGCGGAGCGGTCGGCAACGTCATCGACCGCCTGCGATTCCAGGCCGTCGCCGACTTCCTCCAGCTCCATCTGGAATCCTGGGGATGCCCGCTGGGCTGGTCCTGGTGCTACTGGCCGGCGTTCAACATCGCCGACTCGGCGATCACCGTCGGCGCCGTCATAATCGTCGCCGACGCCCTGTTCACGCGCACGCAGAACGATTAG
- a CDS encoding isoleucine--tRNA ligase, translating into MDYKTTVFLPRTGFPMKAGLPKREPEILSRWEAMDLYRRLRDASRGREKFILHDGPPYANGHLHIGHALNKILKDVINRSQQMLGLDANYVPGWDCHGLPIEWKIEERYRAAGKDKDEVPIIQFRQECREFAAGWIDVQRDEFKRLGVIGDWARPYSTMAHEAEAQIVRELGKFLMNGGLYKGSKPVLWSVVERTALADAEVEYHDHRSTTIFVRFPVMRGSLPSLQGASIVIWTTTPWTIPGNRAVAYGEGVDYVVIEVTEAGEGSAAAAGDRIVLAESLVPDVAAAARIGAHRVVGRLKGSELAGTILRHPLHGSGYGFDVPMLAADFVDVDTGSGFVHCAPGHGAEDWELCIRNGIAVPDTVGADGAFLGHVPLFAGRHVMTGDGKDGDANGAVVAALRDAGALLATSPLVHSYPHSWRSKAPLIFRNTPQWFISMETNGLRDVALKAIDATRFVPPSGQKRLRGMIESRPDWCVSRQRAWGVPITVFVNRATGEPLRDERVFQRVVAAVEAEGADAWLTSPQERFLAPEHDPADYEQVTDILEVWFDSGSTHAYVLEARDELRWPASLYLEGSDQHRGWFHSSLLESCGTRGRAPYDAVLTHGFVMAEDGQKMSKSLGNIVAPQEVMNQHGADILRLWVVGSDYSEDLRIGADILKQHADIYRRLRNTLRFLLGNLNGFDARERVERRDMPELERWVLHRLWELDRQVRHACDAFEFHALFAELHTFCAVDLSAFYFDVRKDSLYCDALMTSRRRAVRTVLDALFDHLTAWLAPFICFTAEEAWLTRHPGADESVHLRLFPDVPADWRDDALADKWARLREVRRVVTGALERKRADKTIGSSLQAAPTVFADDRWSSPLAAISRDDLADVCITSGIDVRPIAEAPAEANLFALAEVPGIAVAFAPAAGDKCERCWKVLEEVGRRSAHPGQSAYPNVCLRCADAVEQHLAAAE; encoded by the coding sequence GTGGATTACAAGACGACGGTGTTCCTGCCGCGCACCGGCTTTCCCATGAAGGCCGGGCTGCCGAAGCGCGAGCCGGAGATCCTCAGTCGCTGGGAAGCGATGGATCTCTACCGCCGTCTGCGGGATGCGTCCCGCGGCCGCGAAAAGTTCATCCTCCACGACGGCCCGCCCTACGCCAACGGCCACCTCCACATCGGCCACGCCCTCAACAAGATCCTCAAGGATGTGATCAACCGCTCGCAACAGATGCTGGGCCTGGACGCCAACTACGTGCCCGGATGGGACTGCCACGGCCTGCCCATCGAGTGGAAGATCGAGGAAAGGTACCGCGCCGCCGGCAAGGACAAGGACGAGGTGCCGATCATCCAGTTCCGCCAGGAATGCCGGGAATTTGCCGCCGGGTGGATCGACGTGCAGCGCGACGAGTTCAAGCGCCTGGGCGTGATCGGCGACTGGGCGCGGCCTTATTCGACCATGGCCCACGAGGCCGAGGCTCAGATCGTCCGCGAACTCGGCAAGTTCCTGATGAACGGCGGCCTCTACAAGGGTTCCAAGCCCGTCCTCTGGTCCGTGGTCGAGCGCACCGCCCTCGCCGATGCCGAGGTCGAATACCACGACCACCGCTCGACCACGATCTTCGTCCGCTTCCCGGTGATGCGCGGAAGCCTGCCGTCCTTGCAGGGCGCTTCGATCGTGATCTGGACCACGACACCGTGGACCATTCCCGGCAACCGCGCCGTTGCCTATGGGGAGGGCGTCGACTACGTGGTGATCGAGGTCACCGAGGCGGGCGAGGGGAGTGCGGCGGCGGCCGGCGATCGCATCGTGCTGGCGGAATCGCTGGTGCCGGACGTGGCGGCCGCGGCCCGGATCGGCGCCCATCGCGTGGTCGGCCGGCTGAAGGGCAGCGAACTGGCCGGAACCATCCTCCGCCATCCGCTGCACGGGTCCGGCTACGGCTTCGACGTTCCGATGCTGGCGGCGGATTTCGTCGACGTGGACACCGGCTCCGGCTTCGTCCACTGCGCCCCGGGTCACGGCGCGGAGGACTGGGAGCTTTGCATCCGCAACGGCATCGCGGTTCCGGATACGGTCGGCGCCGACGGCGCCTTCCTCGGCCACGTGCCCCTGTTCGCCGGCCGCCACGTCATGACCGGCGACGGCAAGGATGGCGACGCCAATGGCGCGGTGGTGGCGGCGCTCCGCGACGCCGGCGCATTGCTGGCAACCAGCCCGCTCGTTCACAGCTATCCCCATTCCTGGCGCTCCAAGGCGCCGCTGATCTTCCGCAACACCCCCCAGTGGTTCATCAGCATGGAGACCAACGGGCTCCGCGACGTGGCGCTGAAGGCCATCGACGCGACGCGCTTCGTGCCGCCCTCGGGCCAGAAGCGGCTCCGCGGCATGATCGAGAGCCGCCCCGACTGGTGCGTCTCCCGCCAGCGTGCCTGGGGTGTGCCGATCACCGTGTTCGTCAACCGCGCCACCGGAGAGCCGCTCCGCGACGAGCGAGTGTTCCAGCGGGTGGTCGCGGCGGTGGAGGCGGAAGGCGCAGACGCATGGCTGACGTCGCCGCAGGAGCGCTTCCTCGCCCCCGAGCACGACCCGGCCGACTACGAGCAGGTGACTGACATCCTGGAGGTCTGGTTCGATTCCGGCTCCACCCACGCCTACGTGCTGGAGGCCCGCGACGAGCTTCGTTGGCCGGCGTCGCTCTATCTCGAGGGCTCTGACCAGCACCGCGGCTGGTTCCATTCGTCACTCCTGGAATCCTGCGGCACCCGCGGCAGGGCGCCCTACGATGCGGTGCTCACACATGGCTTCGTGATGGCCGAGGACGGGCAGAAGATGTCCAAGTCGCTCGGCAACATCGTCGCGCCGCAGGAGGTGATGAACCAGCACGGCGCCGACATCCTCAGGCTCTGGGTGGTTGGCTCCGACTATTCCGAGGATCTTCGCATCGGCGCAGACATCCTCAAGCAGCACGCCGACATCTACCGGCGGCTGCGCAACACGCTTCGATTCCTGCTCGGCAACCTCAACGGCTTCGACGCCCGCGAACGCGTCGAACGGCGCGACATGCCGGAGTTGGAGCGCTGGGTCCTGCACCGCCTTTGGGAGCTGGACCGGCAGGTGCGTCACGCCTGCGACGCTTTCGAATTCCACGCTCTGTTCGCCGAGCTCCACACCTTCTGCGCGGTGGACCTGTCGGCGTTCTATTTCGACGTCCGCAAGGACAGCCTTTATTGCGATGCGTTGATGACATCGCGGCGGCGCGCCGTGCGCACCGTCCTCGACGCCCTGTTCGACCACCTGACCGCCTGGCTGGCGCCGTTCATCTGCTTCACCGCCGAGGAGGCGTGGCTGACCCGCCACCCGGGGGCCGACGAGAGCGTCCACCTTCGCCTGTTCCCGGACGTGCCGGCGGATTGGCGCGACGATGCCCTGGCCGACAAGTGGGCGCGGCTCCGCGAAGTGCGGCGGGTGGTGACCGGGGCCCTCGAGCGGAAGCGCGCCGACAAGACCATCGGCTCCAGCCTGCAGGCGGCGCCGACCGTTTTCGCCGACGACCGCTGGTCGAGCCCGCTCGCGGCAATCAGCCGGGACGATCTCGCCGACGTCTGCATCACGTCCGGCATCGACGTCCGCCCCATCGCTGAGGCGCCGGCCGAGGCGAACCTGTTCGCCCTCGCCGAGGTGCCCGGCATCGCGGTCGCGTTCGCGCCGGCAGCGGGCGACAAGTGCGAGCGCTGCTGGAAGGTTTTGGAGGAGGTGGGCCGCCGGTCCGCCCATCCCGGCCAGTCAGCGTATCCCAATGTGTGCCTTCGCTGTGCCGATGCGGTCGAGCAGCACCTCGCCGCCGCTGAATAG
- a CDS encoding bifunctional riboflavin kinase/FAD synthetase has product MRLFRHYENLPDGVRGAAVAIGNFDGVHRGHHAVIGEAGRTARSLGVPWAVLTFEPHPRSVFQPDATPFRLTPFHLKARLIEALGVDELIVVHFDAAFAALTPREFVHTVLIDGLAARSVVCGHNFAFGRGRAGTPDLLLHLGGEFGFDFTCVQEIRDDGGRTLSSTRVRDSLKRGDLADATRVLGRAFTIEGRVTEGDRRGRTIGFPTANLALGEVLRPALGVYAVRAGIEDEGGVVWRDAVANLGYRPTFGGTDVLLEAHLFDFDGDLYGRHLRVALIERLRAEQTFDGIDALKAQISADCVHARRVLSTAHPAAIQSTTGR; this is encoded by the coding sequence ATGCGCCTGTTCCGCCACTACGAGAATCTGCCGGACGGGGTGCGCGGCGCCGCGGTCGCGATCGGCAACTTCGATGGCGTCCACCGTGGCCACCACGCGGTGATCGGCGAGGCCGGCCGCACCGCGCGCTCGCTTGGCGTGCCGTGGGCGGTGCTCACCTTCGAGCCCCATCCGCGGAGCGTGTTCCAGCCGGATGCGACGCCGTTCCGGCTGACGCCGTTTCACCTGAAGGCGCGGCTGATTGAGGCGCTGGGGGTCGACGAATTGATCGTCGTGCACTTCGATGCGGCGTTCGCGGCCCTGACGCCGCGCGAGTTCGTCCACACCGTGCTGATCGACGGACTGGCGGCGCGCTCGGTGGTATGCGGGCACAACTTCGCCTTCGGCCGCGGCCGCGCCGGCACACCGGACCTGCTGCTCCATCTCGGCGGCGAGTTCGGGTTCGATTTCACCTGCGTCCAGGAGATCCGGGACGACGGCGGCCGGACATTGTCGTCGACCCGGGTGCGGGACAGCCTCAAGCGAGGCGACCTCGCCGACGCCACCCGGGTGCTCGGCCGGGCGTTTACGATCGAGGGGCGGGTGACCGAGGGCGACCGACGCGGCCGCACCATTGGCTTCCCGACCGCCAATCTGGCTTTGGGCGAGGTGCTGCGGCCGGCGCTCGGGGTCTACGCGGTGCGCGCCGGCATCGAAGATGAAGGCGGGGTGGTGTGGCGCGACGCCGTCGCCAACCTCGGCTACCGCCCGACGTTCGGGGGAACCGATGTTCTCCTGGAGGCGCATCTGTTCGACTTCGACGGCGATCTCTATGGCCGCCATCTGCGCGTCGCTTTGATCGAGAGGCTTCGCGCGGAACAAACCTTTGACGGCATCGACGCTTTGAAGGCACAAATCAGCGCCGACTGTGTCCACGCCCGCCGCGTGTTGTCGACCGCCCATCCGGCGGCGATCCAGTCGACAACCGGACGGTAG
- a CDS encoding MaoC family dehydratase codes for MSIRDDLQGYYFEDLKEGMSATFGKTVTDAIIESFAGVSGDTNPVHLNDDFAKETMFKQRIAHGMFGAGLISAVFGTKLPGPGCIYVSQTLKFKAPVKVGDTVNATVTIKKLLPQKKFVEFDTVCTVAGKPVIEGEALIMVPSRG; via the coding sequence ATGAGCATACGGGACGACCTGCAGGGCTATTATTTCGAGGACCTCAAGGAGGGGATGTCGGCAACGTTCGGGAAGACGGTGACCGACGCCATCATCGAGTCCTTCGCCGGCGTCTCCGGGGACACCAACCCGGTGCACTTGAACGACGATTTTGCCAAGGAAACCATGTTCAAGCAGCGCATCGCCCACGGCATGTTCGGCGCCGGCCTGATCTCCGCCGTGTTCGGAACCAAGCTGCCGGGCCCCGGCTGCATCTACGTCAGCCAGACCCTCAAGTTCAAGGCGCCGGTCAAGGTCGGCGACACGGTCAACGCCACCGTGACCATCAAGAAACTGCTGCCGCAAAAGAAGTTCGTCGAGTTCGACACGGTCTGCACTGTGGCCGGCAAGCCGGTGATCGAGGGCGAAGCGCTGATCATGGTGCCGTCCCGCGGCTGA
- a CDS encoding MATE family efflux transporter has protein sequence MTLRPRRPNALLARLASHVMDLLRLSAPVVVARSGVMVMALVDTIMVGRYAAEELAYLGIGLAPIMPLLLSTLGLVMGTLVVTAAAFGRDRPEECGMVWRRSLPYALCLGGGVAVICAFGETLLSLLGQSPELARAGGRVVQVLGLGIAPQLLFVTTTFFLEGIRRPLPGMVAMLAANVLNVALNWVLVYGHFGVPPMGALGSAWATTGVRLALGVGLVAYVWMMADHDRFGVRRQPIGGWRSWARQRRIGYASGVSIGVEALSFSAMNVFAGWLGPYPLAAFAIAMNLLAMLYMAAVGIGSATAVRVGAAHGRGDAAGVAWAGWTGLGLGTVAMTLFALGIAMVPESIAALYTNDRTLIGVATPVVTLVAWVLIVDGGQGVMANALRGRGETWVATALYVVSYLVVMIPLAWLLAFPLARGVIGLFEGVFIASVLSLALQAGRFYGLSRRDHTFLLSGADR, from the coding sequence ATGACCCTGCGTCCGCGCCGTCCGAACGCCCTCCTGGCTCGCCTGGCAAGCCACGTCATGGACCTCCTGCGCCTCTCCGCGCCGGTTGTGGTGGCGCGATCGGGCGTCATGGTGATGGCGCTGGTCGACACCATCATGGTCGGCCGCTACGCGGCGGAGGAGTTGGCGTACCTTGGCATCGGTCTTGCGCCGATCATGCCGCTGCTGCTGTCGACGCTGGGGCTGGTGATGGGCACGCTGGTGGTGACCGCTGCGGCGTTCGGGCGGGACCGTCCGGAGGAGTGCGGGATGGTGTGGCGGCGGTCGCTGCCCTATGCCCTCTGCCTCGGCGGCGGCGTCGCCGTGATCTGCGCCTTCGGGGAGACGCTGTTGAGCCTCCTCGGCCAGAGCCCCGAACTTGCCCGGGCCGGCGGACGTGTGGTGCAGGTGCTGGGCCTCGGCATCGCGCCGCAGCTTCTGTTCGTGACCACCACGTTCTTTCTGGAGGGCATCCGCCGGCCGCTGCCGGGCATGGTGGCGATGCTCGCCGCAAACGTGCTCAACGTCGCCCTCAACTGGGTGCTCGTCTACGGCCATTTCGGCGTCCCGCCGATGGGCGCACTCGGTTCGGCGTGGGCGACGACGGGGGTGCGCCTGGCGCTCGGTGTCGGCCTCGTCGCCTACGTCTGGATGATGGCGGACCACGACCGCTTCGGCGTGCGCCGACAGCCCATCGGCGGCTGGCGAAGCTGGGCGCGGCAGCGGCGCATCGGCTACGCCAGTGGCGTCAGCATCGGCGTCGAGGCGCTGTCGTTCTCAGCCATGAACGTGTTCGCCGGCTGGCTCGGACCCTACCCGCTCGCCGCCTTCGCGATCGCCATGAACTTGCTGGCGATGCTGTACATGGCCGCCGTCGGCATCGGCTCCGCCACCGCGGTGCGGGTCGGCGCGGCGCACGGGCGCGGCGATGCGGCCGGCGTCGCCTGGGCGGGATGGACCGGGCTCGGCCTCGGCACCGTCGCGATGACGTTGTTCGCGCTCGGCATCGCCATGGTCCCCGAGAGCATCGCCGCCCTCTACACCAACGACCGGACGCTGATCGGCGTCGCCACGCCGGTGGTGACGCTGGTGGCTTGGGTGCTGATCGTCGACGGCGGCCAGGGGGTCATGGCCAACGCCTTGCGCGGCCGCGGCGAGACGTGGGTGGCGACCGCCCTCTATGTCGTCAGCTACCTTGTCGTGATGATCCCGCTGGCGTGGCTGCTGGCGTTCCCGCTGGCCCGCGGCGTGATCGGCCTGTTCGAAGGCGTCTTCATCGCCAGCGTACTGTCGCTCGCCCTGCAGGCCGGGCGTTTCTACGGGTTGAGCCGGCGCGACCACACGTTTTTGTTGAGCGGCGCCGACCGGTGA